In a single window of the Azospirillum thiophilum genome:
- a CDS encoding methyl-accepting chemotaxis protein, translating into MNSLLLRHKIPGAVVGSAVLTALLLGSFAYVAATDRLRTAAQDKLVALADARAASVASYIEGLEGDIVLTANTRSMRDAAVALNNGWRIEADRGDPGTLLRKRYVDDNPNPPAERYKMEKPEGSTMYDMAHLRLHSWMTDLMLRRGLADVLLVSQEGQVVYSAAKGGDFGKPVADGPLVALMDAVKRDPKSEEAQSADFTAYTPAGGVPSAFLATPVVLRQPDGNQQTLATLVFRMESNGLDRIMRATGGMGDSGDTFLLGQDGRLRSTPRFAREMAVLKPYDGGAIGAIKSDPDRAGVVEATDVGGNGPALTAYRPMAHGGFHWLVLAEAAVDEILAPVHSMRNQMIGAGAVLLLVVCLGGVLFARGITRPLSAMSEAMQRLAQGERRLDVPAQERHDEIGRMAGAMQVFKEALIRADELHAEQERIQLLREERTRQLERVTDGFDARVGGIVRAVANAAGGLETTARSMSDGADRTLHEATSVAAAADQTASNVGTVASAANQLRASIGDIGRHIQESSRITQAAVGAAAQAGETMRVVVETANRIGTVVQLIHDIAAQTNLLALNATIEAARAGEAGKGFAVVANEVKHLASQTAKATDEIGSQIGTMQSVTDGAAASIGQIVTVIEDMGRISDIVANAIEEQGNATMDIAANADQAAKATQSVTAIIDGVARSADTTKTVAGEVLTSSQDLTRQAGHLRAEIERFLADIKAA; encoded by the coding sequence TTGAATAGCCTGCTTTTGCGCCACAAGATTCCGGGGGCGGTGGTCGGGTCGGCGGTGCTGACGGCCCTGCTGCTCGGCAGCTTCGCCTATGTCGCGGCAACCGATCGGCTGCGCACCGCGGCCCAGGACAAGCTGGTGGCGTTGGCCGATGCCCGCGCCGCCAGTGTGGCATCGTATATCGAGGGGCTGGAGGGCGACATCGTCCTGACGGCGAACACACGCTCCATGCGCGATGCCGCGGTTGCGCTGAACAACGGCTGGCGGATCGAGGCCGACCGCGGCGACCCCGGCACCCTGCTGCGCAAGCGCTATGTCGACGACAATCCCAACCCGCCGGCCGAGCGCTACAAGATGGAGAAGCCGGAGGGCAGCACCATGTACGACATGGCGCATCTGCGGCTGCATTCCTGGATGACCGACCTGATGCTGCGCCGCGGGCTGGCCGACGTGCTCCTGGTGTCGCAGGAGGGGCAGGTGGTCTACAGCGCCGCCAAGGGCGGCGATTTCGGCAAGCCGGTCGCCGACGGGCCGCTGGTCGCCCTGATGGATGCGGTGAAGCGCGATCCCAAGTCCGAAGAGGCGCAGAGCGCCGATTTCACCGCCTACACGCCGGCCGGCGGCGTGCCTTCGGCCTTCCTCGCCACTCCGGTGGTGCTGCGGCAGCCGGACGGCAACCAGCAGACGCTGGCGACGCTGGTGTTCCGCATGGAGTCGAACGGGCTGGACCGCATCATGCGTGCCACCGGCGGCATGGGGGACAGCGGCGACACGTTCCTGTTGGGGCAGGACGGACGGCTGCGCAGCACGCCGCGCTTCGCCCGGGAAATGGCCGTGCTGAAGCCCTATGACGGCGGCGCCATCGGCGCCATCAAGAGCGATCCCGACCGGGCCGGGGTGGTCGAGGCGACCGACGTCGGAGGCAACGGCCCGGCCCTGACCGCCTATCGGCCGATGGCGCATGGTGGCTTCCACTGGCTGGTGCTGGCGGAGGCGGCGGTGGACGAGATCCTCGCGCCGGTCCATTCCATGCGCAACCAGATGATCGGAGCTGGGGCCGTCCTGTTGCTGGTCGTCTGCCTGGGCGGCGTCCTGTTTGCCCGCGGCATCACCCGTCCGCTGTCGGCGATGTCCGAGGCGATGCAGCGTCTGGCCCAGGGCGAACGCCGGCTCGACGTGCCGGCGCAGGAGCGCCATGACGAGATCGGCCGGATGGCCGGCGCCATGCAGGTGTTCAAGGAGGCGCTGATCAGGGCCGACGAGCTCCATGCCGAACAGGAGCGGATCCAGCTGCTGCGCGAGGAGCGCACCCGCCAGCTGGAACGGGTGACGGACGGCTTCGATGCGCGGGTCGGTGGCATCGTCCGCGCGGTGGCCAATGCCGCCGGCGGGCTGGAGACGACCGCAAGGTCGATGAGCGACGGCGCCGACCGGACGCTGCACGAGGCGACCAGCGTCGCCGCGGCTGCCGACCAGACCGCGAGCAACGTCGGCACGGTGGCGTCGGCGGCCAACCAGCTGCGTGCCTCGATCGGCGACATCGGCCGTCACATCCAGGAATCGAGCCGCATCACCCAGGCCGCCGTCGGCGCGGCTGCCCAGGCCGGCGAGACCATGCGGGTGGTGGTGGAGACCGCCAACCGCATCGGTACCGTCGTGCAGCTGATCCACGACATCGCGGCGCAGACCAACCTGCTGGCGTTGAACGCCACCATCGAGGCGGCGCGGGCGGGCGAGGCGGGCAAGGGCTTCGCCGTCGTCGCCAACGAGGTCAAGCACCTCGCCTCGCAGACCGCCAAGGCCACCGACGAGATCGGCAGCCAGATCGGCACCATGCAGTCGGTGACAGACGGGGCCGCCGCCTCCATCGGTCAGATCGTGACGGTGATCGAGGACATGGGCCGCATCTCCGACATCGTCGCCAACGCCATCGAGGAGCAGGGCAACGCCACGATGGACATCGCCGCCAACGCCGATCAGGCTGCCAAGGCGACCCAGTCGGTCACCGCGATCATCGACGGGGTGGCGCGGTCCGCTGACACGACCAAAACGGTGGCGGGAGAGGTTCTGACCTCGTCCCAGGACCTGACGCGACAGGCCGGCCACCTGCGGGCGGAGATCGAACGCTTCCTGGCCGATATCAAGGCGGCATGA
- a CDS encoding adenylosuccinate synthase, translating to MANVAVVGAQWGDEGKGKIVDWLSSRADVVVRFQGGHNAGHTLVINGVEYKLSLLPSGVVRQNKLSVIGNGVVFDPWAFIREVNAIKDKGVSVTPENLIVAENVPLILPVHSALDKAREEAKGAGKIGTTGRGIGPAYEDKVARRAIRLCDLTDEAVLVEKVDALLAHHNALFRALGAPEMTPADILDPLREIAPQVLPYAAVVWKQLDELRRAGKRILFEGAQGTMLDIDHGTYPYVTSSNTVAGNAAAGSGMGPRAVGYVLGICKAYTTRVGSGPFPTELTDEIGELIGQKGKEFGVVTGRKRRCGWFDAVMVRQAIKTGGIDGIALTKLDVLDGFDEIKVCVGYRLDGQELDYYPSNAGAQARVEPIYETFEGWKDTTRGARSWAELPAQAVKYVRHIEELIQAPVALLSTSPERDDTILMTDPFAD from the coding sequence ATGGCCAACGTTGCGGTGGTCGGCGCCCAGTGGGGCGACGAGGGCAAGGGCAAGATCGTCGACTGGCTGTCCAGCCGGGCCGATGTGGTGGTGCGCTTCCAGGGCGGTCACAACGCCGGCCACACGCTGGTGATCAACGGCGTCGAATACAAGCTGAGCCTGCTGCCGTCCGGCGTGGTGCGTCAGAACAAGCTGTCGGTCATCGGCAACGGCGTCGTCTTCGACCCCTGGGCCTTCATCCGCGAAGTCAACGCGATCAAGGACAAGGGCGTCTCCGTCACGCCGGAGAACCTGATCGTCGCCGAGAACGTGCCGCTGATCCTGCCGGTCCACAGCGCGCTGGACAAGGCGCGGGAAGAGGCCAAGGGCGCCGGCAAGATCGGCACCACCGGCCGCGGCATCGGGCCGGCCTATGAGGACAAGGTGGCGCGCCGCGCCATCCGCCTGTGCGACCTGACCGACGAGGCCGTGCTGGTCGAGAAGGTCGACGCCCTGCTGGCCCACCACAACGCGCTGTTCCGCGCGTTGGGCGCGCCGGAGATGACCCCGGCCGACATCCTGGATCCCCTGCGCGAGATCGCGCCGCAGGTGCTGCCCTACGCCGCCGTCGTCTGGAAGCAGCTGGACGAGCTGCGCCGCGCCGGCAAGCGCATCCTGTTCGAGGGTGCCCAGGGCACGATGCTGGACATCGACCACGGCACCTATCCCTACGTCACCTCCTCCAACACGGTGGCGGGCAATGCGGCGGCCGGCAGCGGCATGGGTCCGCGCGCCGTCGGCTATGTGCTGGGCATCTGCAAGGCCTACACCACCCGCGTCGGCTCCGGCCCCTTCCCGACCGAGCTGACCGACGAGATCGGCGAGCTGATCGGCCAGAAGGGCAAGGAGTTCGGCGTGGTGACCGGGCGCAAGCGCCGCTGCGGCTGGTTCGACGCCGTCATGGTCCGCCAGGCGATCAAGACCGGCGGCATCGACGGCATCGCCCTGACCAAGCTGGACGTGCTGGACGGCTTCGACGAGATCAAGGTCTGCGTCGGCTATCGGCTGGACGGCCAGGAGCTGGACTATTACCCGTCCAACGCCGGCGCCCAGGCCCGCGTCGAGCCGATCTACGAGACCTTCGAGGGCTGGAAGGACACCACCCGCGGCGCCCGCTCCTGGGCGGAACTGCCGGCCCAGGCGGTCAAGTATGTCCGCCACATCGAGGAGCTGATCCAGGCCCCGGTCGCCCTGCTGTCGACCAGCCCGGAACGCGACGACACCATCCTGATGACGGACCCGTTCGCCGACTGA
- the phoU gene encoding phosphate signaling complex protein PhoU, which translates to MATEHIVRSFAQELQRLSNLVTQMGGVAEAQVEAAVKAVSRRDVGLASQVMQADARLDAYERDIDAEAVRLLALRQPMAQDLREIVSALKVSADLERIGDYAANIAKRSLALAQVPAVRPAAGIPRMGRLVEAIMKEVLDAYIERDVDKAIAAWERDEELDDLYTSLFREVLTYMMEDPRNITPCTHLLFMAKNLERIGDHATNIAEIIHFLVVGSPLTVLRPKNDGTSFAVVTPGRTDAVPPAIDSFATKPPGTPDDDEGPADAG; encoded by the coding sequence ATGGCCACCGAACACATCGTCCGCTCATTCGCGCAGGAACTGCAGCGCCTCTCGAACCTCGTCACCCAGATGGGCGGCGTCGCCGAGGCTCAGGTCGAGGCCGCGGTGAAGGCGGTGTCGCGCCGTGACGTCGGGCTGGCCTCGCAGGTGATGCAGGCGGACGCGCGGCTGGACGCCTATGAGCGGGACATCGACGCGGAGGCGGTGCGGCTGCTCGCCCTGCGCCAGCCGATGGCCCAGGACCTGCGTGAGATCGTGTCGGCGCTGAAGGTTTCCGCCGACCTGGAGCGCATCGGCGACTATGCCGCCAACATCGCCAAGCGGTCGCTGGCGCTGGCCCAGGTGCCGGCGGTGCGCCCGGCGGCCGGCATCCCGCGCATGGGGCGGCTGGTCGAAGCCATCATGAAGGAAGTGCTCGACGCCTATATCGAGCGCGACGTCGACAAGGCCATCGCCGCCTGGGAACGCGACGAGGAACTGGACGACCTCTACACCAGCTTGTTCCGCGAAGTCCTGACCTACATGATGGAGGACCCGCGCAACATCACGCCCTGCACCCATCTGCTGTTCATGGCGAAGAACCTGGAACGCATCGGCGACCACGCCACCAACATCGCCGAGATCATCCATTTCCTGGTGGTCGGCTCGCCGCTGACCGTGCTGCGTCCGAAGAATGACGGAACCAGCTTCGCGGTGGTGACGCCGGGCCGGACGGATGCCGTACCGCCGGCGATCGACTCTTTCGCCACCAAGCCGCCGGGCACGCCCGACGACGACGAGGGGCCGGCCGATGCGGGGTGA
- a CDS encoding ParB/RepB/Spo0J family partition protein, translated as MPTLAPDHSDLFDDAGKPPRLLELDVARIIRNPNLPRRHFDPDEMQGLADSIAHYGLKQPILVQETVGGHRLVAGERRLRAHEMLGLATVYALVTSGNPDELTLVENVQRVDLDALELAEALARLIDRFGYTQEQLGRIIGKSQSNISHTLRLNALPETIKQEYAAAHHDVSRSTLIEIAWIKDLEEQMALWEQVKAGDGTVQAARSRKDAAKEPSLRTMSAVGRFLDALRRATARLGDPREHRAYVDDMQRRELIGLRRRIDLLLGDDPTVD; from the coding sequence ATGCCGACGCTCGCACCCGATCATTCGGACCTGTTCGACGATGCGGGCAAGCCGCCCCGTCTGCTGGAACTGGACGTCGCGAGGATCATCCGCAATCCCAACCTGCCGCGGCGCCATTTCGACCCGGACGAGATGCAGGGGCTGGCCGACTCGATCGCGCATTACGGGTTGAAGCAGCCGATCCTGGTGCAGGAGACGGTCGGCGGCCACCGGCTGGTTGCCGGCGAGCGGCGGCTGCGCGCGCATGAGATGCTCGGGCTGGCGACGGTCTACGCGCTGGTCACCTCCGGCAATCCGGACGAGCTGACGCTGGTCGAGAATGTCCAGCGTGTCGACCTCGACGCGCTCGAACTGGCGGAGGCGCTGGCCCGGCTGATCGACCGTTTCGGCTACACCCAGGAGCAGCTCGGCCGCATCATCGGCAAGAGCCAGAGCAACATCAGCCACACCCTTCGGCTGAACGCACTGCCGGAGACGATCAAGCAGGAATATGCCGCCGCCCACCACGACGTCTCCCGCTCCACCCTGATCGAGATCGCCTGGATCAAGGATCTGGAAGAGCAGATGGCGCTGTGGGAGCAGGTGAAGGCGGGCGACGGTACTGTCCAGGCCGCCCGCAGCCGCAAGGATGCCGCCAAGGAGCCGTCGCTGCGCACCATGTCGGCGGTCGGCCGCTTCCTGGATGCGCTGCGCCGCGCCACCGCCCGGCTGGGCGACCCGCGCGAGCATCGCGCCTATGTCGACGACATGCAGCGCCGCGAACTGATCGGGCTGCGCCGCCGCATCGACCTGCTGCTGGGCGACGACCCGACGGTGGATTGA
- a CDS encoding ATP phosphoribosyltransferase regulatory subunit: MPADALSSALLPAGLHDVLPSEAAHEAAAVERLLAEFAAQGYRRVDPPLVEFEENLLSGPGAAMSKQTFRLMDPHSQRMMAVRADITPQIARIATTRLKNEARPLRLCYAGQVLRVKGSQLRPERQFTQVGVELIGALEAEADAEVVLLAVQALTAIGVPHLSVDLCVPTMVSRICAGLGLGEEEIRELRAALDRKDAAAVAAVGGPAAALLESLMTASGPADRAMQALAALPLPEGAEKDRRRLTETLALLRAAMPGLTVTVDLVEHRGFEYQTGLSFTLFSRAAGELGQGGRYRAGAQGEARGDGKGDGRGEPATGFTLYMDTLLRAVPAAKAPGRVYVPHGTSWESARKLRAEGWVTVAGLAPVADAAAEAGRLHCGHWLADGDVRTVG; this comes from the coding sequence ATGCCCGCCGACGCATTGAGTTCCGCCCTGCTTCCCGCCGGACTGCACGACGTGTTGCCGTCCGAAGCGGCGCACGAGGCGGCCGCCGTCGAACGCCTGCTGGCGGAATTCGCCGCGCAGGGCTATCGCCGCGTCGACCCGCCGCTGGTGGAGTTCGAGGAGAACCTGCTGTCCGGCCCCGGCGCCGCGATGTCCAAGCAGACCTTCCGGCTGATGGACCCGCATTCGCAGCGCATGATGGCGGTGCGCGCCGACATCACCCCGCAGATCGCCCGCATCGCCACCACCCGCCTGAAGAACGAGGCCCGGCCGCTGCGCCTGTGCTACGCCGGGCAGGTGCTGCGGGTGAAGGGGTCGCAGCTGCGCCCGGAACGCCAGTTCACCCAGGTCGGCGTCGAGCTGATCGGCGCGCTGGAGGCGGAGGCCGATGCCGAGGTGGTGCTGCTGGCCGTCCAGGCTTTGACGGCCATCGGCGTGCCGCACCTGTCGGTCGATCTCTGCGTGCCGACCATGGTGTCGCGCATCTGCGCCGGGCTCGGCCTGGGCGAGGAGGAGATCCGGGAGCTGCGCGCGGCGCTCGACCGTAAGGACGCCGCCGCGGTGGCGGCGGTCGGCGGACCGGCGGCGGCCCTGCTGGAATCGCTGATGACCGCGTCCGGCCCGGCCGACCGCGCCATGCAGGCGCTGGCCGCCCTGCCGCTGCCGGAGGGCGCCGAGAAGGACCGCCGCCGGCTGACCGAGACGCTGGCGCTGCTGCGCGCGGCGATGCCCGGCCTGACGGTCACCGTCGATCTGGTGGAACATCGCGGCTTCGAATATCAGACCGGCCTCAGCTTCACCCTGTTCTCCCGCGCGGCGGGGGAACTGGGCCAGGGCGGGCGCTATCGCGCCGGAGCGCAGGGAGAGGCCAGAGGGGACGGCAAAGGCGACGGCCGGGGCGAGCCGGCGACCGGCTTCACCCTCTACATGGACACGCTGCTGCGCGCCGTTCCGGCGGCCAAGGCCCCGGGGCGCGTTTATGTGCCGCATGGCACGAGTTGGGAATCGGCACGCAAACTGCGGGCCGAGGGTTGGGTGACGGTGGCCGGGCTGGCCCCGGTGGCCGATGCGGCCGCGGAAGCCGGACGGCTCCATTGCGGCCATTGGCTGGCGGACGGGGACGTCCGGACGGTCGGGTAA
- a CDS encoding RrF2 family transcriptional regulator: protein MLSQKAKYALRALIMLAEKDTGDLILIADIAERENIPRKFLEAILVELRKEGLLFAKRGKSGGYRLARPATEISFGEVIRLIDGHLAPIPCASKASFKPCEDCIDTETCSVRWLMVQVRDATANVLDNRTLADALRHRQSTGNIAANFDI from the coding sequence ATGCTCTCGCAGAAAGCCAAATACGCGTTGCGTGCCCTGATCATGCTGGCGGAGAAGGACACCGGCGATCTGATCCTGATCGCCGACATCGCGGAACGCGAGAACATCCCGCGCAAGTTCCTCGAAGCGATCCTGGTCGAACTGCGCAAGGAAGGCCTGTTGTTCGCCAAGCGCGGCAAGAGCGGCGGCTACCGGCTGGCCCGCCCGGCCACCGAGATCTCCTTCGGCGAGGTGATTCGCCTGATCGACGGCCATCTGGCGCCGATCCCCTGCGCCAGCAAGGCGTCCTTCAAGCCCTGCGAAGACTGCATCGATACCGAGACCTGCTCGGTCCGCTGGCTGATGGTCCAGGTCCGCGATGCCACCGCCAATGTGCTGGACAACCGCACCCTGGCCGACGCCCTGCGCCATCGCCAGTCCACCGGCAACATCGCGGCGAATTTCGACATCTGA
- a CDS encoding class I SAM-dependent methyltransferase: protein MSLAERKLFVERWIRSPLKVASVTPSGPELCRAMAKATQCGPGRRVVELGPGTGPVTTALLAHGVTPDNLLMVELDPAFADHLSVLHPDATVVRGDATRLRRIVQAHGWEDCDAVVSGLPLIAMPLSVQARIVRGAFSVLAPDGVFVQFTYGPFAPVNPELIRRMRLKPRRHAWIARNLPPASVWTFRRLP, encoded by the coding sequence ATGTCACTTGCTGAACGCAAGCTTTTTGTCGAGCGCTGGATTCGCTCACCCCTGAAGGTTGCCTCCGTCACCCCGAGCGGCCCCGAACTGTGCCGGGCCATGGCCAAGGCGACGCAGTGCGGTCCCGGCCGCCGGGTGGTGGAACTGGGACCGGGCACCGGACCGGTCACCACGGCGCTGCTTGCCCACGGCGTCACCCCCGACAATCTGCTGATGGTGGAACTCGACCCGGCCTTCGCCGACCATCTGTCGGTGTTGCACCCGGACGCCACGGTGGTGCGCGGCGATGCGACCCGGCTGCGCCGGATCGTGCAGGCCCATGGCTGGGAGGATTGCGACGCCGTGGTGTCGGGACTGCCGCTGATCGCCATGCCGCTGTCGGTCCAGGCGCGAATCGTGCGCGGCGCCTTTTCCGTGCTGGCGCCCGACGGGGTTTTCGTGCAATTCACCTACGGTCCCTTCGCCCCGGTGAATCCGGAACTGATCCGCCGGATGCGGCTCAAGCCGCGGCGCCATGCCTGGATCGCCCGGAACCTGCCGCCGGCATCGGTGTGGACCTTCCGACGGCTGCCCTGA
- a CDS encoding SDR family oxidoreductase — MSADKVAVITAGGSGMGAASARRLAADGFKVAILSSSGKGEALAGELGGLGVTGTNQSNDDLKRLVDSTMERWGRIDVLVNSAGHGPRAPLLEITDEDWHRGIEVYFLNVVRAVRLVAPVMVTQKAGSIVNISTAWAFEPSAMFPTSAVARAGLAAYTKIFADQYAVQNVRMNNVLPGWIDSLPATEERRQGVPMQRYGSSEEIAATVAFLASPGAGYITGQNIRVDGGLTRAV, encoded by the coding sequence ATGTCCGCAGACAAGGTTGCCGTCATCACCGCCGGCGGCAGCGGCATGGGTGCCGCCTCGGCGCGGCGGCTGGCGGCCGACGGGTTCAAGGTCGCGATCCTGTCCTCGTCGGGCAAGGGCGAGGCATTGGCCGGCGAACTGGGCGGCTTGGGCGTGACCGGGACCAACCAGTCCAATGACGATCTGAAGCGCCTGGTCGACAGCACCATGGAGCGCTGGGGCCGCATCGACGTGCTGGTCAACAGCGCCGGCCACGGCCCCCGTGCGCCGCTGCTGGAGATCACCGACGAGGACTGGCACCGCGGGATCGAGGTCTATTTCCTCAACGTTGTGCGGGCGGTGCGGCTGGTGGCGCCAGTCATGGTGACGCAGAAGGCCGGGTCGATCGTCAACATCTCCACCGCCTGGGCCTTCGAGCCGAGCGCGATGTTCCCGACTTCCGCCGTCGCCCGTGCCGGGCTGGCCGCCTACACCAAGATCTTCGCCGACCAGTATGCCGTGCAGAATGTGCGGATGAACAACGTCCTGCCGGGCTGGATCGACAGCCTGCCGGCGACCGAGGAGCGCCGCCAGGGCGTGCCGATGCAGCGCTACGGCAGCAGCGAGGAGATCGCCGCCACCGTCGCCTTCCTGGCCTCGCCGGGGGCGGGCTACATCACCGGTCAGAACATCCGGGTCGACGGCGGCCTGACCCGCGCGGTCTGA
- a CDS encoding MBL fold metallo-hydrolase, protein MQYAIVPVTPFQQNCTVLWCPETMKGAAIDPGGDLDRILAAAKAKGVTLEKILVTHGHIDHAGAVADLADKLSLPIEGPQREDQFWIDGMPMQSQMFGFPPVRSFTPDRWLEEGDTVTIGNQTLEVRHCPGHTPGHVVFVHRPSKLAIVGDVLFQGSVGRSDFPKGNHGDLIASIHDKLLPYGDDFAFIPGHGPMSSFGQERLYNPFLND, encoded by the coding sequence ATGCAGTACGCGATCGTTCCGGTCACCCCGTTCCAGCAGAACTGTACGGTGCTCTGGTGCCCCGAGACGATGAAGGGCGCTGCCATCGACCCCGGCGGCGACCTCGACCGCATCCTCGCCGCCGCGAAGGCCAAGGGAGTGACCCTGGAGAAGATCCTGGTCACCCACGGCCACATCGACCATGCCGGCGCCGTCGCCGACCTTGCCGACAAGCTGTCGCTGCCGATCGAGGGGCCGCAGCGCGAGGACCAGTTCTGGATCGACGGCATGCCGATGCAGAGCCAGATGTTCGGCTTTCCCCCCGTCCGCTCCTTCACGCCGGACCGCTGGCTGGAGGAGGGCGATACGGTGACCATCGGCAACCAGACGCTGGAGGTCCGCCACTGCCCCGGCCACACCCCCGGCCATGTGGTGTTCGTCCACCGGCCGTCCAAGCTCGCCATCGTCGGCGACGTGCTGTTCCAGGGCTCGGTCGGCCGCAGCGATTTCCCCAAGGGCAATCACGGCGACCTGATCGCCTCGATCCACGACAAACTGTTGCCCTACGGCGACGATTTCGCCTTCATCCCCGGCCATGGTCCGATGTCCAGCTTCGGCCAGGAGCGGCTGTACAACCCGTTCCTGAACGACTGA